A single Theropithecus gelada isolate Dixy chromosome 7b, Tgel_1.0, whole genome shotgun sequence DNA region contains:
- the CEBPE gene encoding CCAAT/enhancer-binding protein epsilon, whose protein sequence is MSHGTYYECEPRGGQQPLEFSGGRAGPGDLGDMCEHEASIDLSAYIESGEEQLLSDLFAVKPAPEARGLKGPGTPAFPHYLPPDPRPFAYPPHTFGPDRKALGPGIYSNPGSYDPRAVAVKEEPRGPEGSRAASRGGYNPLQYQVAHCGQTAMHLPPTLAAPGQPLRVLKAPLATAAPPCSPLLKAPSPAGPLHKGKKAVNKDSLEYRLRRERNNIAVRKSRDKAKRRILETQQKVLEYMAENERLRSRVEQLTQELDTLRNLFRQIPEAANLIKGVGGCS, encoded by the exons ATGTCCCACGGGACCTACTACGAGTGTGAGCCCCGGGGTGGCCAGCAGCCACTTGAGTTCTCAGGGGGCCGAGCTGGGCCCGGGGATCTGGGGGACATGTGTGAGCATGAGGCCTCCATTGACCTCTCTGCCTACATCGAGTCTGGGGAAGAGCAGCTTCTCTCCGATCTCTTTGCGGTGAAGCCAGCGCCTGAGGCCAGAGGCCTCAAGGGCCCCGGAACCCCTGCCTTCCCCCACTACTTGCCGCCTGACCCTCGGCCCTTTGCCTACCCTCCACATACCTTCGGCCCAGACAGGAAGGCGCTGGGGCCTGGCATCTACAGCAACCCAGGGAGCTACGACCCCAGGGCTGTGGCGGTGAAGGAGGAGCCCCGGGGGCCAGAGGGCAGCCGAGCTGCCAGCCGAGGCGGCTACAATCCCCTGCAGTACCAAGTGGCACACTGTGGGCAGACAGCCATGCACCTGCCCCCAACCCTGGCAGCACCCGGCCAGCCTCTGCGCGTTCTCAAG GCCCCTTTGGCCACTGCCGCACCGCCCTGCAGTCCCCTCCTGAAGGCGCCCTCCCCCGCTGGCCCCTTACACAAGGGCAAGAAGGCAGTGAACAAAGATAGCCTTGAGTACCGGCTGAGGCGGGAGCGCAACAACATCGCGGTGCGCAAGAGCCGGGACAAGGCCAAGAGGCGCATTTTGGAGACGCAGCAGAAGGTGCTGGAGTACATGGCAGAGAACGAGCGCCTCCGCAGCCGCGTGGAGCAGCTCACCCAGGAGCTAGACACCCTCCGCAACCTCTTCCGCCAGATCCCTGAGGCGGCCAACCTCATCAAGGGCGTGGGGGGCTGCAGCTGA
- the SLC7A8 gene encoding large neutral amino acids transporter small subunit 2 isoform X3: protein MGIVQICKGEYFWLEPKNAFENFQEPDIGLVALAFLQGSFAYGGWNFLNYVTEELVDPYKNLPRAIFISIPLVTFVYVFANVAYVTAMSPQELLASNAVAVTFGEKLLGVMAWIMPISVALSTFGGVNGSLFTSSRLFFAGAREGHLPSVLAMIHVKRCTPIPALLFTCISTLLMLVTSDMYTLINYVGFINYLFYGVTVAGQIVLRWKKPDMPRPIKINLLFPIIYLLFWAFLLVFSLWSEPVVCGIGLAIMLTGVPVYFLGVYWQHKPKCFSDFIELLTLVSQKMCVVVYPEAEQGSGTEKANEDMEEQQQPMYQPTPTKDKDVAGQAQP, encoded by the exons ATGGGGATTGTACAGATATGCAAAG GAGAATACTTCTGGCTGGAGCCAAAGAATGCATTTGAGAATTTCCAGGAACCTGACATCGGCCTCGTCGCACTGGCTTTCCTTCAGGGCTCCTTTGCCTATGGAGGCTGGAACTTTCTGAATTATGTGACTGAGGAACTTGTTGATCCCTACAA GAACCTTCCCAGAGCCATCTTCATCTCCATCCCACTGGTCACATTTGTGTATGTCTTTGCCAATGTCGCTTATGTCACTGCAATGTCCCCTCAGGAGCTGCTGGCATCCAACGCCGTCGCTGTG ACTTTTGGAGAGAAGCTCCTAGGAGTCATGGCCTGGATCATGCCCATTTCTGTTGCCCTGTCCACATTTGGAGGAGTGAATGGGTCTCTCTTCACCTCCTCTCG GCTGTTCTTCGCTGGAGCCCGAGAGGGCCACCTTCCCAGTGTGTTGGCCATGATCCATGTGAAGCGCTGCACTCCAATCCCAGCCCTGCTCTTCACA TGCATCTCCACCCTGCTGATGCTGGTCACCAGCGACATGTACACACTCATCAACTACGTGGGCTTCATCAACTACCTGTTCTATGGGGTCACGGTTGCTGGACAGATAGTCCTTCGCTGGAAGAAGCCTGATATGCCCCGCCCCATCAAG ATCAACCTGCTGTTCCCCATCATCTATTTGCTGTTCTGGGCCTTCCTGCTGGTCTTCAGCCTGTGGTCAGAGCCGGTGGTGTGTGGCATTGGCCTGGCCATCATGCTGACAGGAGTGCCTGTCTATTTCCTGGGTGTTTACTGGCAACACAAGCCCAAGTGTTTCAGTGACTTCATTG AGCTGCTAACCCTGGTGAGCCAGAAGATGTGTGTGGTCGTGTACCCCGAGGCGGAGCAGGGCTCAGGGACAGAGAAGGCTAATGAGGACatggaggagcagcagcagcccaTGTACCAACCCACTCCCACCAAGGACAAGGACGTGGCGGGGCAGGCCCAGCCCTAA
- the SLC7A8 gene encoding large neutral amino acids transporter small subunit 2 isoform X4: MGQLFQCAVGHPGSRRLHSWEAPGLGPDYHHGDCTDMQRNLPRAIFISIPLVTFVYVFANVAYVTAMSPQELLASNAVAVTFGEKLLGVMAWIMPISVALSTFGGVNGSLFTSSRLFFAGAREGHLPSVLAMIHVKRCTPIPALLFTCISTLLMLVTSDMYTLINYVGFINYLFYGVTVAGQIVLRWKKPDMPRPIKINLLFPIIYLLFWAFLLVFSLWSEPVVCGIGLAIMLTGVPVYFLGVYWQHKPKCFSDFIELLTLVSQKMCVVVYPEAEQGSGTEKANEDMEEQQQPMYQPTPTKDKDVAGQAQP, encoded by the exons ATGGGTCAACTGTTCCAGTGTGCGGTGGGCCACCCGGGTTCAAGACGTCTTCACAGCTGGGAAGCTCCTGGCCTTGGCCCTGATTATCATCATGGGGATTGTACAGATATGCAAAG GAACCTTCCCAGAGCCATCTTCATCTCCATCCCACTGGTCACATTTGTGTATGTCTTTGCCAATGTCGCTTATGTCACTGCAATGTCCCCTCAGGAGCTGCTGGCATCCAACGCCGTCGCTGTG ACTTTTGGAGAGAAGCTCCTAGGAGTCATGGCCTGGATCATGCCCATTTCTGTTGCCCTGTCCACATTTGGAGGAGTGAATGGGTCTCTCTTCACCTCCTCTCG GCTGTTCTTCGCTGGAGCCCGAGAGGGCCACCTTCCCAGTGTGTTGGCCATGATCCATGTGAAGCGCTGCACTCCAATCCCAGCCCTGCTCTTCACA TGCATCTCCACCCTGCTGATGCTGGTCACCAGCGACATGTACACACTCATCAACTACGTGGGCTTCATCAACTACCTGTTCTATGGGGTCACGGTTGCTGGACAGATAGTCCTTCGCTGGAAGAAGCCTGATATGCCCCGCCCCATCAAG ATCAACCTGCTGTTCCCCATCATCTATTTGCTGTTCTGGGCCTTCCTGCTGGTCTTCAGCCTGTGGTCAGAGCCGGTGGTGTGTGGCATTGGCCTGGCCATCATGCTGACAGGAGTGCCTGTCTATTTCCTGGGTGTTTACTGGCAACACAAGCCCAAGTGTTTCAGTGACTTCATTG AGCTGCTAACCCTGGTGAGCCAGAAGATGTGTGTGGTCGTGTACCCCGAGGCGGAGCAGGGCTCAGGGACAGAGAAGGCTAATGAGGACatggaggagcagcagcagcccaTGTACCAACCCACTCCCACCAAGGACAAGGACGTGGCGGGGCAGGCCCAGCCCTAA